A genome region from Vespa velutina chromosome 18, iVesVel2.1, whole genome shotgun sequence includes the following:
- the LOC124955518 gene encoding glycerol-3-phosphate acyltransferase 1, mitochondrial isoform X1: MIIDGTMDGLIEIFVFCGVLYYFFNTRATNMVDVLFMRLHEVYEKWDSKTDIRRNSGTTTASGTPSPFSAGDLRRAGREYQRRRDFEWRNETGYTRLYDAKLDKDSSIYYKSINLFVQPYCSSCIQPSENSPYRKESNEQPYGVNMLTVDSGPGLFSKFFCHFFYIYGLKTYYYPRLTETVLNDEKLNEIFKIAAWEIANNDGFNEKQAMTNVKDRAKTILLQMESRISNTLLKITAWILYKLLPCFLRSAIIFPPQIEVLKKASDTGLPLIFLPLHRSHLDYVMISFILLMHNIRNPLIAAGDNLRIPFFGWLLRGLGAFFIKRRIDPSAGHKDILYRAVLHTYIIESLRAGHNIEFFVEGGRTRTGKPCMPKGGILSVIVDAYMDGIIDDALIVPIAMNYERLVDGNFVREQLGQPKKMETFGSTMKAIWSTLMGNYGIVKINFCEPFSLSKMLKSFQKSQNNVKHQMGKKILKHTMSNSSLYGTDFVAEEHRQLVDNIARHVVYDCFKSTPIMSTNIVALLLLNKFRDGCTLDELVKSFDVVKQNFIYKNVDMAFSGKTIDIINHALDILGPELVKQQQEEITETVEGQLIKSNVIVIRPVSILPNLIELSYYSNSMISYYIMDSVAVTALYAGLKSVKKDPMTLSKEDIISISEDAFIKKILKLCDILRYEFIFCKPCDTLDNVATNTIRHLSSIFVSEEVRTSEQLWTRNFIRHTHLFSNDGYSGRYTYTLKINPTSINIMEFLHTMLRPLIDTYTLSAYTLRKLVRRSLSEKVLLHEVLNEIKTNLDNGIINYGESLCVDPIKNSFKLFEKLNILECVPQGNVKIFYLKVDYDTDVAIENFYQDIAAFKWTRSTE, encoded by the exons ATGATTATCGACGGAACAATGGACGGTCTCATCGAGATTTTCGTCTTCTGCGGAGTGCTTTACTATTTTTTCAATACcag AGCTACAAATATGGTAGATGTACTTTTTATGCGTCTTCATGAAGTTTATGAAAAATGGGATAGCAAGACggatataagaagaaatagcGGAACAACAACAGCAAGCGGAACTCCGTCTCCATTTTCTGCAGGCG ATCTTCGACGTGCAGGACGAGAGTATCAAAGGAGACGTGATTTTGAATGGAGAAATGAAACAGGATATACGAGGTTGTACGATGCTAAGCTAGATAAAGATTCGAGCATTTATTACAAAAGTATAAATTTGTTCGTACAACCTTATTGCAGTAGTTGTATACAACCATCTGAG AATTCTccatatagaaaagaaagcaatgAACAACCATACGGCGTGAATATGTTGACGGTAGATTCTGGTCCTGGAttgttttctaaatttttttgtcatttcttttatatttacggATTGAAGACATATTATTATCCAAGATTAACAGAGACa gTATTGAATGatgagaaattaaatgaaatcttCAAAATAGCCGCTTGGGAAATAGCTAATAATGATGGCTTTAATGAAAAGCAGGCCATGACGAATGTTAAAGATAGAGCTAAAACAATACTTTTACAGATGGAAAGTAGAATTAGTAATACGCTACTTAAAATTACTGCGTGGAttctttacaaattattaccTTGTTTCTTACGATCAGCTATTATTTTTCCACCACAAATAGAAGTATTGAAAAAGGCTAGCGATACTGGTTtgcctttaatttttttacctCTACATCGTAGTCATTTGGATTATGTTATGATAagttttattcttcttatgcATAATATCAGAAATCCATTGATAGCTGCTGGTGATAATTTAAGAATTCCTTTTTTTGg GTGGCTTCTTAGAGGTTTAGGTGCTTTCTTTATAAAACGCCGTATTGACCCATCTGCAGGTCATAAAGATATTCTTTATCGTGCTGTtcttcatacatatattatagaaagtcTTCGAGCTGGTCATAATATAGAATTCTTCGTGGAGGGTGGTAGAACAAGAACTGGTAAACCATGTATGCCAAAAGGTGGCATCCTAAGTGTGATTGTCGACGCCTATATGGATGGTATAATTGATGATGCTTTAATAGTACCAATTGCAATGAACTATGAACGTCTAGTAGATGGAAATTTTGTGAGAGAACAATTAGGACAACCCAAAAAAATGGAAACATTTGGATCAACAATGAAAGCTATATGGTCTACATTAATGGGAAATTACGGCAttgtcaaaattaatttttgtgaaCCATTTTCACTTAGT AAAATGTTGAAGTCATTTCAGAAAAGCCAAAACAATGTAAAACATCAAATGGGAAAAAAGATTCTCAAGCACACAATGTCCAATTCATCTTTATATGGGACTGATTTCGTAGCAGAAGAACATCGTCAATTAGTTGATAACATTGCGCGTCATGTTGTATATG ATTGCTTTAAATCTACTCCTATTATGTCAACAAATATTGTTGCTCTCTTACTCTTAAATAAATTCAGAGATGGATGTACATTAGACGAATTGGTGAAATCATTTGATGTAgtcaaacaaaattttatatacaaaaacgTTGATATGGCATTTTCTGGCAAAACCATTGACATTATAAATCATGCA TTGGATATCTTGGGCCCAGAATTAGTTAAGCAACAACAAGAAGAAATAACAGAAACTGTGGAGGGACAGCTTATCAAATCAAATGTCATTGTAATTCGTCCCGTATCGATATTAccaaatttaattgaattatcatATTACAGCAATTCTATGATATCTTATTACATTATGGATAGTGTTGCAG taaCAGCTTTGTATGCTGGATTAAAGTCTGTAAAAAAAGATCCAATGACACTTTCTAAAGAGGATATAATTAGTATTTCCGAAGatgcttttattaaaaaaatacttaaaCTTTGTGATATATTaagatatgaatttattttttgcaaaCCTTGTGACACACTTGATAACGTCGCTACAAATACTATACGACATCTTTCATCGATATTTGTTTCAGAG GAAGTTCGTACGTCGGAACAATTATGGACCAGAAATTTTATAAGACatactcatttattttcaaatgatgGTTATTCAGgaagatatacatacaca ctTAAAATAAATCCGACTAGCATTAATATAATGGAATTTTTACATACAATGTTACGTCCATTAattgatacatatacattgaGTGCGTATACTTTGAGAAAATTAGTGAGAAGATCTTTATCTGAAAAGGTTTTGCTTCATGaagttttaaatgaaataaaaacgaatttgGATAATGGCATCATTAATTAcg GTGAAAGTTTATGTGTTGATCCTATTAAGAATTCTTTTAAACTTTTTGAAAAGTTGAATATCTTAGAATGTGTTCCTCAaggaaatgttaaaatattttatttaaaagtagaCTATGATACAGATGTAGCTATAGAAAACTTTTATCAAGATATAGCAGCATTTAAGTGGACCAGAAGTACAGAATGa
- the LOC124955518 gene encoding glycerol-3-phosphate acyltransferase 1, mitochondrial isoform X4 codes for MIIDGTMDGLIEIFVFCGVLYYFFNTRATNMVDVLFMRLHEVYEKWDSKTDIRRNSGTTTASGTPSPFSAGDLRRAGREYQRRRDFEWRNETGYTRLYDAKLDKDSSIYYKSINLFVQPYCSSCIQPSENSPYRKESNEQPYGVNMLTVDSGPGLFSKFFCHFFYIYGLKTYYYPRLTETVLNDEKLNEIFKIAAWEIANNDGFNEKQAMTNVKDRAKTILLQMESRISNTLLKITAWILYKLLPCFLRSAIIFPPQIEVLKKASDTGLPLIFLPLHRSHLDYVMISFILLMHNIRNPLIAAGDNLRIPFFGWLLRGLGAFFIKRRIDPSAGHKDILYRAVLHTYIIESLRAGHNIEFFVEGGRTRTGKPCMPKGGILSVIVDAYMDGIIDDALIVPIAMNYERLVDGNFVREQLGQPKKMETFGSTMKAIWSTLMGNYGIVKINFCEPFSLSKMLKSFQKSQNNVKHQMGKKILKHTMSNSSLYGTDFVAEEHRQLVDNIARHVVYDCFKSTPIMSTNIVALLLLNKFRDGCTLDELVKSFDVVKQNFIYKNVDMAFSGKTIDIINHALDILGPELVKQQQEEITETVEGQLIKSNVIVIRPVSILPNLIELSYYSNSMISYYIMDSVAVTALYAGLKSVKKDPMTLSKEDIISISEDAFIKKILKLCDILRYEFIFCKPCDTLDNVATNTIRHLSSIFVSELKINPTSINIMEFLHTMLRPLIDTYTLSAYTLRKLVRRSLSEKVLLHEVLNEIKTNLDNGIINYGESLCVDPIKNSFKLFEKLNILECVPQGNVKIFYLKVDYDTDVAIENFYQDIAAFKWTRSTE; via the exons ATGATTATCGACGGAACAATGGACGGTCTCATCGAGATTTTCGTCTTCTGCGGAGTGCTTTACTATTTTTTCAATACcag AGCTACAAATATGGTAGATGTACTTTTTATGCGTCTTCATGAAGTTTATGAAAAATGGGATAGCAAGACggatataagaagaaatagcGGAACAACAACAGCAAGCGGAACTCCGTCTCCATTTTCTGCAGGCG ATCTTCGACGTGCAGGACGAGAGTATCAAAGGAGACGTGATTTTGAATGGAGAAATGAAACAGGATATACGAGGTTGTACGATGCTAAGCTAGATAAAGATTCGAGCATTTATTACAAAAGTATAAATTTGTTCGTACAACCTTATTGCAGTAGTTGTATACAACCATCTGAG AATTCTccatatagaaaagaaagcaatgAACAACCATACGGCGTGAATATGTTGACGGTAGATTCTGGTCCTGGAttgttttctaaatttttttgtcatttcttttatatttacggATTGAAGACATATTATTATCCAAGATTAACAGAGACa gTATTGAATGatgagaaattaaatgaaatcttCAAAATAGCCGCTTGGGAAATAGCTAATAATGATGGCTTTAATGAAAAGCAGGCCATGACGAATGTTAAAGATAGAGCTAAAACAATACTTTTACAGATGGAAAGTAGAATTAGTAATACGCTACTTAAAATTACTGCGTGGAttctttacaaattattaccTTGTTTCTTACGATCAGCTATTATTTTTCCACCACAAATAGAAGTATTGAAAAAGGCTAGCGATACTGGTTtgcctttaatttttttacctCTACATCGTAGTCATTTGGATTATGTTATGATAagttttattcttcttatgcATAATATCAGAAATCCATTGATAGCTGCTGGTGATAATTTAAGAATTCCTTTTTTTGg GTGGCTTCTTAGAGGTTTAGGTGCTTTCTTTATAAAACGCCGTATTGACCCATCTGCAGGTCATAAAGATATTCTTTATCGTGCTGTtcttcatacatatattatagaaagtcTTCGAGCTGGTCATAATATAGAATTCTTCGTGGAGGGTGGTAGAACAAGAACTGGTAAACCATGTATGCCAAAAGGTGGCATCCTAAGTGTGATTGTCGACGCCTATATGGATGGTATAATTGATGATGCTTTAATAGTACCAATTGCAATGAACTATGAACGTCTAGTAGATGGAAATTTTGTGAGAGAACAATTAGGACAACCCAAAAAAATGGAAACATTTGGATCAACAATGAAAGCTATATGGTCTACATTAATGGGAAATTACGGCAttgtcaaaattaatttttgtgaaCCATTTTCACTTAGT AAAATGTTGAAGTCATTTCAGAAAAGCCAAAACAATGTAAAACATCAAATGGGAAAAAAGATTCTCAAGCACACAATGTCCAATTCATCTTTATATGGGACTGATTTCGTAGCAGAAGAACATCGTCAATTAGTTGATAACATTGCGCGTCATGTTGTATATG ATTGCTTTAAATCTACTCCTATTATGTCAACAAATATTGTTGCTCTCTTACTCTTAAATAAATTCAGAGATGGATGTACATTAGACGAATTGGTGAAATCATTTGATGTAgtcaaacaaaattttatatacaaaaacgTTGATATGGCATTTTCTGGCAAAACCATTGACATTATAAATCATGCA TTGGATATCTTGGGCCCAGAATTAGTTAAGCAACAACAAGAAGAAATAACAGAAACTGTGGAGGGACAGCTTATCAAATCAAATGTCATTGTAATTCGTCCCGTATCGATATTAccaaatttaattgaattatcatATTACAGCAATTCTATGATATCTTATTACATTATGGATAGTGTTGCAG taaCAGCTTTGTATGCTGGATTAAAGTCTGTAAAAAAAGATCCAATGACACTTTCTAAAGAGGATATAATTAGTATTTCCGAAGatgcttttattaaaaaaatacttaaaCTTTGTGATATATTaagatatgaatttattttttgcaaaCCTTGTGACACACTTGATAACGTCGCTACAAATACTATACGACATCTTTCATCGATATTTGTTTCAGAG ctTAAAATAAATCCGACTAGCATTAATATAATGGAATTTTTACATACAATGTTACGTCCATTAattgatacatatacattgaGTGCGTATACTTTGAGAAAATTAGTGAGAAGATCTTTATCTGAAAAGGTTTTGCTTCATGaagttttaaatgaaataaaaacgaatttgGATAATGGCATCATTAATTAcg GTGAAAGTTTATGTGTTGATCCTATTAAGAATTCTTTTAAACTTTTTGAAAAGTTGAATATCTTAGAATGTGTTCCTCAaggaaatgttaaaatattttatttaaaagtagaCTATGATACAGATGTAGCTATAGAAAACTTTTATCAAGATATAGCAGCATTTAAGTGGACCAGAAGTACAGAATGa
- the LOC124955518 gene encoding glycerol-3-phosphate acyltransferase 1, mitochondrial isoform X2, with amino-acid sequence MIIDGTMDGLIEIFVFCGVLYYFFNTRATNMVDVLFMRLHEVYEKWDSKTDIRRNSGTTTASGTPSPFSAGDLRRAGREYQRRRDFEWRNETGYTRLYDAKLDKDSSIYYKSINLFVQPYCSSCIQPSENSPYRKESNEQPYGVNMLTVDSGPGLFSKFFCHFFYIYGLKTYYYPRLTETVLNDEKLNEIFKIAAWEIANNDGFNEKQAMTNVKDRAKTILLQMESRISNTLLKITAWILYKLLPCFLRSAIIFPPQIEVLKKASDTGLPLIFLPLHRSHLDYVMISFILLMHNIRNPLIAAGDNLRIPFFGWLLRGLGAFFIKRRIDPSAGHKDILYRAVLHTYIIESLRAGHNIEFFVEGGRTRTGKPCMPKGGILSVIVDAYMDGIIDDALIVPIAMNYERLVDGNFVREQLGQPKKMETFGSTMKAIWSTLMGNYGIVKINFCEPFSLSKMLKSFQKSQNNVKHQMGKKILKHTMSNSSLYGTDFVAEEHRQLVDNIARHVVYDCFKSTPIMSTNIVALLLLNKFRDGCTLDELVKSFDVVKQNFIYKNVDMAFSGKTIDIINHALDILGPELVKQQQEEITETVEGQLIKSNVIVIRPVSILPNLIELSYYSNSMISYYIMDSVAALYAGLKSVKKDPMTLSKEDIISISEDAFIKKILKLCDILRYEFIFCKPCDTLDNVATNTIRHLSSIFVSEEVRTSEQLWTRNFIRHTHLFSNDGYSGRYTYTLKINPTSINIMEFLHTMLRPLIDTYTLSAYTLRKLVRRSLSEKVLLHEVLNEIKTNLDNGIINYGESLCVDPIKNSFKLFEKLNILECVPQGNVKIFYLKVDYDTDVAIENFYQDIAAFKWTRSTE; translated from the exons ATGATTATCGACGGAACAATGGACGGTCTCATCGAGATTTTCGTCTTCTGCGGAGTGCTTTACTATTTTTTCAATACcag AGCTACAAATATGGTAGATGTACTTTTTATGCGTCTTCATGAAGTTTATGAAAAATGGGATAGCAAGACggatataagaagaaatagcGGAACAACAACAGCAAGCGGAACTCCGTCTCCATTTTCTGCAGGCG ATCTTCGACGTGCAGGACGAGAGTATCAAAGGAGACGTGATTTTGAATGGAGAAATGAAACAGGATATACGAGGTTGTACGATGCTAAGCTAGATAAAGATTCGAGCATTTATTACAAAAGTATAAATTTGTTCGTACAACCTTATTGCAGTAGTTGTATACAACCATCTGAG AATTCTccatatagaaaagaaagcaatgAACAACCATACGGCGTGAATATGTTGACGGTAGATTCTGGTCCTGGAttgttttctaaatttttttgtcatttcttttatatttacggATTGAAGACATATTATTATCCAAGATTAACAGAGACa gTATTGAATGatgagaaattaaatgaaatcttCAAAATAGCCGCTTGGGAAATAGCTAATAATGATGGCTTTAATGAAAAGCAGGCCATGACGAATGTTAAAGATAGAGCTAAAACAATACTTTTACAGATGGAAAGTAGAATTAGTAATACGCTACTTAAAATTACTGCGTGGAttctttacaaattattaccTTGTTTCTTACGATCAGCTATTATTTTTCCACCACAAATAGAAGTATTGAAAAAGGCTAGCGATACTGGTTtgcctttaatttttttacctCTACATCGTAGTCATTTGGATTATGTTATGATAagttttattcttcttatgcATAATATCAGAAATCCATTGATAGCTGCTGGTGATAATTTAAGAATTCCTTTTTTTGg GTGGCTTCTTAGAGGTTTAGGTGCTTTCTTTATAAAACGCCGTATTGACCCATCTGCAGGTCATAAAGATATTCTTTATCGTGCTGTtcttcatacatatattatagaaagtcTTCGAGCTGGTCATAATATAGAATTCTTCGTGGAGGGTGGTAGAACAAGAACTGGTAAACCATGTATGCCAAAAGGTGGCATCCTAAGTGTGATTGTCGACGCCTATATGGATGGTATAATTGATGATGCTTTAATAGTACCAATTGCAATGAACTATGAACGTCTAGTAGATGGAAATTTTGTGAGAGAACAATTAGGACAACCCAAAAAAATGGAAACATTTGGATCAACAATGAAAGCTATATGGTCTACATTAATGGGAAATTACGGCAttgtcaaaattaatttttgtgaaCCATTTTCACTTAGT AAAATGTTGAAGTCATTTCAGAAAAGCCAAAACAATGTAAAACATCAAATGGGAAAAAAGATTCTCAAGCACACAATGTCCAATTCATCTTTATATGGGACTGATTTCGTAGCAGAAGAACATCGTCAATTAGTTGATAACATTGCGCGTCATGTTGTATATG ATTGCTTTAAATCTACTCCTATTATGTCAACAAATATTGTTGCTCTCTTACTCTTAAATAAATTCAGAGATGGATGTACATTAGACGAATTGGTGAAATCATTTGATGTAgtcaaacaaaattttatatacaaaaacgTTGATATGGCATTTTCTGGCAAAACCATTGACATTATAAATCATGCA TTGGATATCTTGGGCCCAGAATTAGTTAAGCAACAACAAGAAGAAATAACAGAAACTGTGGAGGGACAGCTTATCAAATCAAATGTCATTGTAATTCGTCCCGTATCGATATTAccaaatttaattgaattatcatATTACAGCAATTCTATGATATCTTATTACATTATGGATAGTGTTGCAG CTTTGTATGCTGGATTAAAGTCTGTAAAAAAAGATCCAATGACACTTTCTAAAGAGGATATAATTAGTATTTCCGAAGatgcttttattaaaaaaatacttaaaCTTTGTGATATATTaagatatgaatttattttttgcaaaCCTTGTGACACACTTGATAACGTCGCTACAAATACTATACGACATCTTTCATCGATATTTGTTTCAGAG GAAGTTCGTACGTCGGAACAATTATGGACCAGAAATTTTATAAGACatactcatttattttcaaatgatgGTTATTCAGgaagatatacatacaca ctTAAAATAAATCCGACTAGCATTAATATAATGGAATTTTTACATACAATGTTACGTCCATTAattgatacatatacattgaGTGCGTATACTTTGAGAAAATTAGTGAGAAGATCTTTATCTGAAAAGGTTTTGCTTCATGaagttttaaatgaaataaaaacgaatttgGATAATGGCATCATTAATTAcg GTGAAAGTTTATGTGTTGATCCTATTAAGAATTCTTTTAAACTTTTTGAAAAGTTGAATATCTTAGAATGTGTTCCTCAaggaaatgttaaaatattttatttaaaagtagaCTATGATACAGATGTAGCTATAGAAAACTTTTATCAAGATATAGCAGCATTTAAGTGGACCAGAAGTACAGAATGa
- the LOC124955518 gene encoding glycerol-3-phosphate acyltransferase 1, mitochondrial isoform X3 translates to MVDVLFMRLHEVYEKWDSKTDIRRNSGTTTASGTPSPFSAGDLRRAGREYQRRRDFEWRNETGYTRLYDAKLDKDSSIYYKSINLFVQPYCSSCIQPSENSPYRKESNEQPYGVNMLTVDSGPGLFSKFFCHFFYIYGLKTYYYPRLTETVLNDEKLNEIFKIAAWEIANNDGFNEKQAMTNVKDRAKTILLQMESRISNTLLKITAWILYKLLPCFLRSAIIFPPQIEVLKKASDTGLPLIFLPLHRSHLDYVMISFILLMHNIRNPLIAAGDNLRIPFFGWLLRGLGAFFIKRRIDPSAGHKDILYRAVLHTYIIESLRAGHNIEFFVEGGRTRTGKPCMPKGGILSVIVDAYMDGIIDDALIVPIAMNYERLVDGNFVREQLGQPKKMETFGSTMKAIWSTLMGNYGIVKINFCEPFSLSKMLKSFQKSQNNVKHQMGKKILKHTMSNSSLYGTDFVAEEHRQLVDNIARHVVYDCFKSTPIMSTNIVALLLLNKFRDGCTLDELVKSFDVVKQNFIYKNVDMAFSGKTIDIINHALDILGPELVKQQQEEITETVEGQLIKSNVIVIRPVSILPNLIELSYYSNSMISYYIMDSVAVTALYAGLKSVKKDPMTLSKEDIISISEDAFIKKILKLCDILRYEFIFCKPCDTLDNVATNTIRHLSSIFVSEEVRTSEQLWTRNFIRHTHLFSNDGYSGRYTYTLKINPTSINIMEFLHTMLRPLIDTYTLSAYTLRKLVRRSLSEKVLLHEVLNEIKTNLDNGIINYGESLCVDPIKNSFKLFEKLNILECVPQGNVKIFYLKVDYDTDVAIENFYQDIAAFKWTRSTE, encoded by the exons ATGGTAGATGTACTTTTTATGCGTCTTCATGAAGTTTATGAAAAATGGGATAGCAAGACggatataagaagaaatagcGGAACAACAACAGCAAGCGGAACTCCGTCTCCATTTTCTGCAGGCG ATCTTCGACGTGCAGGACGAGAGTATCAAAGGAGACGTGATTTTGAATGGAGAAATGAAACAGGATATACGAGGTTGTACGATGCTAAGCTAGATAAAGATTCGAGCATTTATTACAAAAGTATAAATTTGTTCGTACAACCTTATTGCAGTAGTTGTATACAACCATCTGAG AATTCTccatatagaaaagaaagcaatgAACAACCATACGGCGTGAATATGTTGACGGTAGATTCTGGTCCTGGAttgttttctaaatttttttgtcatttcttttatatttacggATTGAAGACATATTATTATCCAAGATTAACAGAGACa gTATTGAATGatgagaaattaaatgaaatcttCAAAATAGCCGCTTGGGAAATAGCTAATAATGATGGCTTTAATGAAAAGCAGGCCATGACGAATGTTAAAGATAGAGCTAAAACAATACTTTTACAGATGGAAAGTAGAATTAGTAATACGCTACTTAAAATTACTGCGTGGAttctttacaaattattaccTTGTTTCTTACGATCAGCTATTATTTTTCCACCACAAATAGAAGTATTGAAAAAGGCTAGCGATACTGGTTtgcctttaatttttttacctCTACATCGTAGTCATTTGGATTATGTTATGATAagttttattcttcttatgcATAATATCAGAAATCCATTGATAGCTGCTGGTGATAATTTAAGAATTCCTTTTTTTGg GTGGCTTCTTAGAGGTTTAGGTGCTTTCTTTATAAAACGCCGTATTGACCCATCTGCAGGTCATAAAGATATTCTTTATCGTGCTGTtcttcatacatatattatagaaagtcTTCGAGCTGGTCATAATATAGAATTCTTCGTGGAGGGTGGTAGAACAAGAACTGGTAAACCATGTATGCCAAAAGGTGGCATCCTAAGTGTGATTGTCGACGCCTATATGGATGGTATAATTGATGATGCTTTAATAGTACCAATTGCAATGAACTATGAACGTCTAGTAGATGGAAATTTTGTGAGAGAACAATTAGGACAACCCAAAAAAATGGAAACATTTGGATCAACAATGAAAGCTATATGGTCTACATTAATGGGAAATTACGGCAttgtcaaaattaatttttgtgaaCCATTTTCACTTAGT AAAATGTTGAAGTCATTTCAGAAAAGCCAAAACAATGTAAAACATCAAATGGGAAAAAAGATTCTCAAGCACACAATGTCCAATTCATCTTTATATGGGACTGATTTCGTAGCAGAAGAACATCGTCAATTAGTTGATAACATTGCGCGTCATGTTGTATATG ATTGCTTTAAATCTACTCCTATTATGTCAACAAATATTGTTGCTCTCTTACTCTTAAATAAATTCAGAGATGGATGTACATTAGACGAATTGGTGAAATCATTTGATGTAgtcaaacaaaattttatatacaaaaacgTTGATATGGCATTTTCTGGCAAAACCATTGACATTATAAATCATGCA TTGGATATCTTGGGCCCAGAATTAGTTAAGCAACAACAAGAAGAAATAACAGAAACTGTGGAGGGACAGCTTATCAAATCAAATGTCATTGTAATTCGTCCCGTATCGATATTAccaaatttaattgaattatcatATTACAGCAATTCTATGATATCTTATTACATTATGGATAGTGTTGCAG taaCAGCTTTGTATGCTGGATTAAAGTCTGTAAAAAAAGATCCAATGACACTTTCTAAAGAGGATATAATTAGTATTTCCGAAGatgcttttattaaaaaaatacttaaaCTTTGTGATATATTaagatatgaatttattttttgcaaaCCTTGTGACACACTTGATAACGTCGCTACAAATACTATACGACATCTTTCATCGATATTTGTTTCAGAG GAAGTTCGTACGTCGGAACAATTATGGACCAGAAATTTTATAAGACatactcatttattttcaaatgatgGTTATTCAGgaagatatacatacaca ctTAAAATAAATCCGACTAGCATTAATATAATGGAATTTTTACATACAATGTTACGTCCATTAattgatacatatacattgaGTGCGTATACTTTGAGAAAATTAGTGAGAAGATCTTTATCTGAAAAGGTTTTGCTTCATGaagttttaaatgaaataaaaacgaatttgGATAATGGCATCATTAATTAcg GTGAAAGTTTATGTGTTGATCCTATTAAGAATTCTTTTAAACTTTTTGAAAAGTTGAATATCTTAGAATGTGTTCCTCAaggaaatgttaaaatattttatttaaaagtagaCTATGATACAGATGTAGCTATAGAAAACTTTTATCAAGATATAGCAGCATTTAAGTGGACCAGAAGTACAGAATGa